The DNA window TTTTATTTTTTTATCAGCAATTCATTTTTATTGGGCTTTTGACGGAAAATGGGGAGTAGGCGGTGTAGTGCCAGTGAATGCAGAAGGCCGGCAGATGCTGGACCCAGGCAAGTTTGGAACGATAATAGTGGCGCTGGGACTCCTCGCTTTTGCACTGGTAACAGTTGGGAATACGGGTGTTTTTGATGCCCTGGTGGGCAGAAGTGTGATCATCTGGGCCACCAGGGGTATTGCACTGCTTTTTACGCTGAGGGCTATCGGAGATTTCACCTATGTAGGCTTCTTCAAAAAAATAAAAAATACAACCTTCGCCCGCAATGATACCCGGATATTTTCTCCGCTTTGTGTGCTGATCGCTGTATTGAGTATCATGGCGTCTATGGCATGATAAGATGTTAACTCTCCGGAGGTAAAAAGTCATTTATCAGAGAACGCAGTGCTATCAGTAGTTCAATGATGAAAAGGAACACTCGTTCCAGCGGGTATCTTATAACCCGTCCGAAGTTATAACACTGCTCCAT is part of the Chitinophaga flava genome and encodes:
- a CDS encoding DUF3995 domain-containing protein gives rise to the protein MLLPIVINTCVFIFLSAIHFYWAFDGKWGVGGVVPVNAEGRQMLDPGKFGTIIVALGLLAFALVTVGNTGVFDALVGRSVIIWATRGIALLFTLRAIGDFTYVGFFKKIKNTTFARNDTRIFSPLCVLIAVLSIMASMA